AAAAACTTACAATGGTGTTGCGTTTATTAGTCGTATCCCCATGCAAAATGAAGTGACTTGTTTACCCCATTTTGATGATACTCAACGACGAATATTAGTGGTCACTATAGGTTCTTTACGTATCGTTAATATTTATGTTCCTAATGGATCACATTTAGGCTCTGAAAAATTTCTTTATAAATTAAAGTGGCTAAAACAATTGAAAATTTATTTACAGCACGAATTAAGTCTTCATCCTTCTTTAATTGTGTTAGGTGATTTCAATATTGCTCCAAAAGACAACGATGTTCATGATCCTCAAATTTGGCAAGGAAAAGTACTCGTTAGCCCTCAAGAACGTAAGGCTTTACAGGATATAGTGGCTTTAGGATTAAAAGACAGTTTTCGGTTATTTCATAATGAACCCCATCAATACACCTGGTGGGATTACCGTGCGGGTGCTTTTCGTCGAAATCATGGTTTACGAATTGATCATATATTAAGCAGTACTCACTTAATTTCTCAATGCATTGATTGTGAAATTGATAAAGAAATTCGACGATGGGAAAAACCTTCCGATCATGTCCCTGTCATAGCAACTTATCAAAATATAAGTTAGGATTTAAATTATGGAGCCTATAAAAGCACGTTTTGGAATTGGAGAAATTGTCCAGCATAGTTTATTTGGCTATCGAGGTGTAGTGGTTGATGTTGATGCCGGTTTTCAAGGCGATGATGCTTGGTATAGCAAAAACGCGCCGGGAAATCCCCCCAAAAATCAACCCTGGTATCATCTTTTAGTCCATGGTTCGGTTCACCATGCTTATGCTGCAGAAATCAATTTAACACAGGATGATACACACGATCCGGTTGAGCACCCTGAATTAGATTACTTTTTTGATAGCTTTAAAAATGGAGTTTATCATCGTCGACGATATAGCAATTGAATGGGTAACCGCATCATCACGCTTCATAAAAAATTGAATGTATGAAAAATTTAACGCTTATTCGACATGCTGAAAGTCACTTACAGCGCCCGCTTGAACAGGATAAAGAACGGCTTTTAACCCCAAATGGTTTTCATCAAGTTTCCACCATTTCAAAACAATTAGAAAAAAAAAAATGTTGGCCCGATTATCTACTGTGCAGTCCTGCAAAACGGGCGATACAAACCGCAGAACTCCTTTGTAAATATCTAAAAATATCTCCCGTTATTGAAATTAATTCTTTACTTTATTTAGGCGATAGCAGTGAAGCACTTTTACAATCCCTTTTTTTACCTGATCGATTTCAACAGGTATTCATAATCGGTCACAATCCCACAATAAGCAATCTCGCTCACACATTAAGCCCCCCCACACAATCCATCATGCTCCCTACGGCAGGTGTCATTTCACTCCGTTTTAATGGCCTACGATGGGATAATATAATAGAAAAACAAGGAAAATTTCTTTTTTTTATTGAGCCTCCCCGTGAATAATAATACGACATTGCAAGGGGAAATTACCGAAAAAAATTCAACCCTCGAGGACATTTTTCAAGGGGCTTTCAATGCACAAAAATTGGGTAATTTTACCGATGCGAAAAAAAGGTACGAACATATTTTAAGTATTCAACCGACCCATGCAGAAGCAATGCATGCTTTAGGCATTCTTGCTTCTGAATTACAACAATGGGAAACCGCCATTCTGTGGATACAGCGCGCTTTAGCTATCCAACCGGATTCAGCACGTTTTCATCTTCATTTGGCCAATGGTTTTAAGAATACGAATCAACTGAAATGTGCGTTAACACATTATCAAGCCGCACTATTCTTCGATCCGCACTATGCCGAAGCACATAACAATTTAGCCGGATTATTTTATAAAAATAATCAATTAAAAATGGCCTATCAACATTGTCAACAGGCCATTAAATTAAAACCGAATTACCTGGAAGCGCATATTAACTTAGGTCTCATTTTTTTAGCTCAACACAAAAAAGAGGCAGCCATCCTACAATTTAAACAGCTATTAAAATTACACCCTCATTCTATTCAAGCCCATTGGCAATTGGCTGCTCTTTATTGGGAAGAAGAAAATTTAGAAAACGTTCACTATCACTATCAAAAAATTCTTGCCCTTGATCCTTATTCGGTAGAATTACTCAATAATTTTGCAGCTTTAATGCTAAAAAAAGAAAACGTAGCGGCCGCTATCCATTATTTTAAAAGAGCGCTCGCGCTTGACCCGCAACATAAAATAGCACGCAATAATCTTGCCGCTACATTATTACAAAATAATCAATTTGAAGACGCTATTTGGCATTATTCTTTATATTTAACGCGAGAACCTTTCGATAAAGAAGCCCTTTTTAATCGCGCGCACGCACTCATGTTAACCGGTCAATTAAATAAAGCCCTGGATGATTTAAAAAAGATTTTAACATGCGATAATAAGCATATAGATGCGCATAGTAATCTTGCTGCTATTTATTTAAAATTAAATGATCACGCTGCTGCTTTAACCCATTATCAAATTATTTTAAATTTGACTAATCAACATACCATCGCCTCTTATATGATCGCTGCACTCACTCAAAAATCGATACCGGGTTGTGCACCGTTAGATTATATAAAAAATTTATTCGATAACTACGCCTTTCAATTCGATGACCATGTAAAAAAGAGCTTATTTTACAACGTCCCTGAATTATTACGCCAACAATTAAACCCTTTTTTAACCCCAAAAAAATATACGTTGCTTGATTTGGGTTGTGGAACAGGTCTGAGTGGTCAATGCGTTAGTGATCTCTCAAAAAGACTAGTCGGGATAGATATCTCACCGAACATGCTTCAGCAAGCGAAAGAAAAAGGGTGCTATGATCTCCTCATAGAAAAGGATATTTTAAATGGCTTAGCCGGTTTAAAAGAACATTTCGAATTGATTTTGTGTATCGATACGTTAGTTTATTGTGGCGATCTTGAAAAATTTTTTATTGAAACAGTGTCGCGTTTAACAACGAATGGCTTACTCGCGCTTTCGGTCGAACTTGCTGCTAAAACAACTGCGTCCTATCGTTTGCAAACAAATGGCCGTTACCAGCATGCCGAAATTTATATAAAAAAACTCGGTAAGAAAAATCAATTAAAATTATTAATTGCTAAACAGGTCATCGGACGCCATCAAAATAATAAGCCTATTAATACCGGTTTATTTATTTTTCATAAACACCCCTAGCTCCGCATCGATTCAAGAGGCACTTACACCTTACACCACGAACTTAACCATAGAGGCCTGAAATATAATTGGATACTGCAACAATGTCCGCATCACTCATTTTTTTACTGATCATTGGCATCATCTGATAACGATCATTATTTCGTTTACCGGCTCGAAATGCTTTCAATTGTGAGGCAATGTAGTGTGCGTGTTGTCCACTTAAGCGGGGAAATCCAGCCGGTGGATTTCCTAAACCTGCAGGCCCATGACACGCCAAACAAGCCGGTATCTTTTTAGCGGCATCACCACCGCGATAAATAGATTCACCTAAGGACAGCAAATGATTTTGTGCAGTGTCAATCGTTCCAGTCAAGCGCGCATAATAACGCGCTATCTTGATTTTTTCTTTTTCCGATAATGCTAACATGAATGCATTCATCATTGCATTTTTACGTGCATATTTATCATTGGATTGAAAATCATGCATCTGTTTCATCAAATAATTCATATTTTGTCCTGCTAATTTAGGCCAGTTTTCATTCACCGTGGAATTCCCTTGTTGACCATGACACCCTTCACATTCAGTAATCATTTGATTCATTGTTTTTTCATCTTTTTTGGCAATACTCGACGAAAAAGTGAGTAGACATAAAAAGAAAACTGTAAAATTTTGGTAATTGAACATGATTGAAAAATTTTTATGTTATTTCAAAAAAAGGAGATTGCTAAAAACAATGATTTAGCCTATAGTCCCCAGCAGGCTTTAGCAAACTCTAAAAATAACATAAATGCCAGGGAGTTTTTCTTTTTTAATTGAAGTAGAAAACAAAACTTGAGTTCATCTGCCTTTCCACTGACACTCTTTTTGAAAAGTGTTGCCCAACTCGATCAACTTCCTCCTGATAAAGGTGCGGAAATTGCGTTTATTGGTCGTTCGAATTCGGGAAAATCGTCTGCAATTAACGCCATTACAGGAAAAAAAGGACTCGCTAAAATTAGCAAAACACCCGGTCGTACTCAATTATTGAATTTTTTTCAACTGAATGAAAATCTTCGTTTAGTGGATCTCCCCGGTTATGGTTTTGCTAAGGTTTCGGATAATAGAAAAATCGACTGGGAAAAAACGATTACCCATTATCTTAAAATGAGGAAATCGTTAAAGGGTCTTATTATGACCATGGATATCCGTCACCCGCTCAACGACCGAGACGAGGTCTTATTAGCGTTTGTATCTCATTATCACATTCCTACCTATATTCTTCTGACGAAAGCCGACAAATTAACACGAGCGCAAGCGATTCATACACTCAGATCAATCCGTCAACAATTGACTATTCTCAATAAAACCTGTGAATTACAAATTTTTTCAGCCATTCAATCGATAGGTCTTGGAAACGCGCGTCATAAAATTTTAGACTGGCTTTCAAAATAAGACGGAATTTTGAATTTTCTACATCTTGCATTTCTATATCGCTTACTGTTTTTGACCTCTAGAGTACAATGTGATAAATAATAGTTAATTAAAAGAATGTTGGGTTTCATGTCATTACATTCCTCAGAAATAAGTTTTCGCGCCATCGTATTAGCTATTTTGCTTGCAGTCATCCTCGCGGCTGCAAATGCTTATTTAGGCTTAAAAGTCGGCTTAACCATTTCCGCATCGATACCTGCGGCCATCCTTTCTATGGGCATTTTACGTTTTTTTAAAAACGCTTCGATTCTTGAAAGTAATATCGTTCAAACGGGCGCATCTGCTGGGGAAGCTTTGGTGGCAGGAACTGCATTTATTCTTCCTGCCTTAATCATACTCCACTATTGGCAGCACTTTGATTATTGGCAAACAGTCATCATTTCCTTAACGGGCGGAATTTTAGGGGTCCTATTTTCTATCCCTTTAAGGCGCGTATTATTAGCTGATCCTTCTTTACGCTTTCCTGAAGGCACCGCCATAGGCCACGTTTTAAAGCTCAGTCAAGACACTCAAGGAAATCTCAAAGAACTTATCCAAGGTGGCTTGTTAGGTGGTTTTGTATCGCTATTCCAATCGGGTTTTCAGATCATAGCCACTAATTTTCCATTATGGTTTAAAGCCGATAATAAATTTATTTTTGGTTTTACATTGGGGTTTGAACCTGCCTTACTGGCTGCGGGCTATATCGTGGGTATTGGTGTTGCAATAAGCACCTTAGTGGGTGTAATTCTTGGCTGGGTAATCGGGATCCCTCTCTATAGTTATTTACATCCGCTCATCATGGCTCCTCACCAATCGGCGTTCAATTTAGCCCTTCATGTTTGGCAATTCAGCATTCGTCCCATTGGCGTAGGCACGATGCTCATCGGGGGTTTATGGACAATGGTTTTACTCTTTAAACCCATTATAAAAGGCGTCCATTCATCTTTTGTTTCACTAAAAACTATTCAAGAAAGTGGTTATGCCGCGCTTCCTAAAAATGAACGCGATATACCCATCCATTACACAGTAGCACTACTTGCGATTTTAATAGTCCCATTAGCGTATATTTTGTTTAGCTTCATTAATCACCCTGCATTAGGATTATCAAGCACCATCCAAATAATAACCCTATTTATTGGTATTGTTTTTATTTTAATCACTGGTTTCTTTTTTTCCTCGTTATGTGGTTATTTTGCAGGGCTTATTGGGAGTAGCCAAAGCCCCATTTCGGGGATTTCGCTTTCTGCACTGTTGTTTGCATCGCTTACCCTTTTAGCGATTTTCAATTTTGCACCTGGTTTTACGCATGACGTTAAACATCTACTTGAAGGAGAAGGTTTAGCCATTATTATCGGAACATTGGTCAGTAGTAGCTGTGCGATTACCAATGATACCATTCAAGATCTAAAAGCCGGACAAATTGTCGGCGCAACGCCGTGGAAACAACAACTGATATTAATTTTAGGTGTCGTAATCTCTGCCTTAATCCTCGCACCTACCTTAGAATTATTGTTTAATGCTTACGGAATTGGTGGTATTTCTCCTCCCGGACGCGTAATGGATCCGGCTCAAATGCTCTCTGCGCCGCAAGCAACACTGATGGCAAGCTTAGTTACTGGTGCGTTTAAACATAATTTACCGTGGGGTTTAATTAGCATCGGCTTTGTTGTTGCTCTTTGTTGCATTATTATCGATGGACTATTACAAAAACGCGGCTTACGCTTACCTGTATTAGCGGTCGGTATTGGCATTTATCTCCCTCTTGATACTTCATCTGGATTAATTTTGGGAGGGCTTGCTTCCTACGTTGTAGAACGAACATTGACTCATCATCGCGCTCAACAAACCTCAGAATCTAAAAAAATTGCACGGCAACGCGGTCTTACGCTCGCTTGTGGAATAGTCGCTGGTGCTTGCTTAATGGGTGTCATTTTAGCAATTCCCTTTACTTTAACAGAATCTACCGATGTGTTACGTCTCATGCCGAAACATTTAACACTGTTAGCAAGTCTGTTAGGCATACTCTCTACACTCAGTATTTTGGGATTAATTTATCAGACCGCTTGCAAAAATAAATCAAGTCACTTTACACGTTGACAATATAAAAAAATCAGACTAGGCTCCCGCTAAATTCAGAGGGTAAATATATACCCCCTGGTTTGTAATTATTTAACGCATTAGTTTTAGTCTAATAACAAAATGAGTGGCGCCGGATCAATACCTTCGAACACGCTTGCAATCGTGAATAAGCGTCGTCTCCAATGCAAAAATTATAGTCCATGGGGGTAAATATCTACCTTCCCCAAATGGGAGGTCGGCATGTCAACAATCTACAATCGGTTTTCTTTTAGAAGCTCTTTTAAAATTCTTCCGAATGCTTGGGACTTCGTTGCCCTTATTATGGTACTCGGGATGCTTGCTGCATTTGTTTGGGCAGGCAAGCAAATAACTTCACCCTATCACGTTGGTCAACCTTTCGCATTAACTTTAGATCCTCTCCAATTACCTAAATATGCTTTATTTACGGTATTACGTTTATTTACAGCCATGGCGTTTTCTTTATTATTTACCTTTACAGTGGGAACTTTAGCGGCAAAAAATAAACGCGCGGCTCGTATTATCATCCCTTGTATCGATATTTTACAATCCGTACCGGTTATCGGTTTATTATCAATTACCATCGTAGGTTTTATTACTTTATTTCAGGGAAGTCGTTTAGGTCCAGAAGCTGCAGCTATTTTCGCAGTTTTTACCGCTCAAGTATGGAATATTACGCTTAGTTTTTATCAAAGCTTACGTTCTGTGCCCACTGAGTTAAAGGAAGCCGCGGATATATTTCATTTATCCTCCTGGCAGCGTTTTTGGCGACTTGATGTTCCTTTCAGTATGCCTGGTCTTTTATGGAATATCATGATGTCAATGTCGGCCAGTTGGATTTTTTTAATTGCATCTGAAAGTATTTCTGTTAATAATCAAACGATTATATTACCCGGCATCGGTTCTTACCTAGGACTTGCGATTAATAGGGCCAGTATCTCCGGTGTCATTTATACTATTCTGACCATGTTCGTTGTCATTTTACTGTATGATCAACTTCTCTTTCGACCCTTGCTCAATTGGTCAAAAAAATTCACATTCGAACAGGTCAGCCAAGAATATGTTTCTCGCTCGTGGCTCACCTCATTGTTACAGCAAACGTATATTTTAAAATATCTAGGCCGCTTTTTTGGAAAATTAGGGGATACGATCGTCAATATTTCCTTTTTCAAAACTAAAAAAGAAGTCTCGGCTAAAAAATCAGGTTCTAACAAATTCATTGACTTTATTTGGTATAGCATGACCTTCGTATTCGTCAGCCTCTCGCTTTGGTTATTATTGCAATTTATTTTAAAAAATCTCTCACTACACGAATTAATTCATGTATTTTTTCTAGGTTGTATTACCGCATTGAGGATTATTTCCATTATTTTAATAGCGAGTATTATTTGGATTCCCATCGGGGTTTTTATAGGATTAAATCGCCGTATTGCAGAATGGATACAACCGATTGCGCAATTTTTTGCAGCATTTCCAGCGAATGTTTTATTTCCTATTGTCGTTATTTTAATTTTAAAATACCACTTAAATTTCGAAATCTGGTCAACCCCCTTATTATTATTAGGCACACAGTGGTATATTTTATTTAACGTTATCGCAGGTACCGCTGCTTTACCAGAAGATTTAAAAGAAGTCAGCAGCAACTTTGGCGTTAAAGGGTGGCAATGGTGGCGTCGACTTATTTTACCTGGAATTTTTCCCCATTGGATTACCGGAACCATTACTGCAATTGGGGGGGGGTGGAATTTGACCATTTTAACTGAAATCATTAACTGGGGTTCTATCACACTGGTCTCTACTGGGCTTGGTGCTTATATTGCAAAGTCAGCGGATGCTGGAGATTTCCCGCGTATAGCCCTGGGGATGGCGATGATGAGTCTTTTTGTGTTAGTGATGAATCATTTAGTTTGGCGCCCACTCTACAATTTATCTCAGTCCCGTTATCGGTTAGATTAAGAAAAGAAATCGCATGAATAAAAAACCCATTTTCACTGTAAAAGATATCAGCAAATCCTTTAAAAAAGCTGAACAGCAAGAATTGTTGGTGCTGGATAAAGTCAATTTTCAACTCTTTGAAGGTGAAATTGTCGCGCTATTAGGAAAATCAGGTTCGGGAAAATCCACTTTATTACGTATCATTTCTGGTCTTTCGCACCCGAGCAGTGGCACAGTAACTTATCGAGAAAAGGTGGTTAATGGGCCTGTGCACGGCATGGCGATGGTTTTTCAAAACTTCGCGCTGTTGCCTTGGTTAACCGTGTTAGAAAATGTAGAGTTAGGTCTCGAAGCATTACGCATTCCTCGTGATGAACGTAGAACACGTTCGTTAAAGGCGCTTGACATCATTGGTCTGGATGGATTTGAATCCGCGTATCCAAAAGAATTATCGGGCGGAATGCGTCAACGGGTAGGGTTTGCACGTGCGCTTGTCGTTAATCCGGATGTACTGCTGATGGATGAACCGTTCTCAGCCTTAGATGTACTGACCGCTGATAACCTTAAAAGTGATCTACTTGATTTATGGGAAGCAAAACAAACCGGTACGCGTGGCATTTTATTTGTCACACACAACATTGAAGAAGCGGTTTTACTTGCTAATCGTGTTATTGTATTTGATAGCGATCCGGGAAGCATTCGATCAGAATTGAGCATCGATTTAAACTATCCCCGTACGGAGCAAAGTGCAGAGTTTCGAAAATATGTGGATCAAATCTATGCGTTGATTACGCGTCAAATGGATGAACGTAAGAAATTTCTGCTTAAAGAACAGTTACCTCGAATTACCGACATCGGTT
The DNA window shown above is from Rickettsiella grylli and carries:
- the xth gene encoding exodeoxyribonuclease III; the encoded protein is MNRLFKIATWNINSLRIRLAHVLTWLNTHQPHLLALQETKVQNHHFPEEPFKRAGYHVLYNGQKTYNGVAFISRIPMQNEVTCLPHFDDTQRRILVVTIGSLRIVNIYVPNGSHLGSEKFLYKLKWLKQLKIYLQHELSLHPSLIVLGDFNIAPKDNDVHDPQIWQGKVLVSPQERKALQDIVALGLKDSFRLFHNEPHQYTWWDYRAGAFRRNHGLRIDHILSSTHLISQCIDCEIDKEIRRWEKPSDHVPVIATYQNIS
- the hspQ gene encoding heat shock protein HspQ translates to MEPIKARFGIGEIVQHSLFGYRGVVVDVDAGFQGDDAWYSKNAPGNPPKNQPWYHLLVHGSVHHAYAAEINLTQDDTHDPVEHPELDYFFDSFKNGVYHRRRYSN
- a CDS encoding SixA phosphatase family protein; amino-acid sequence: MKNLTLIRHAESHLQRPLEQDKERLLTPNGFHQVSTISKQLEKKKCWPDYLLCSPAKRAIQTAELLCKYLKISPVIEINSLLYLGDSSEALLQSLFLPDRFQQVFIIGHNPTISNLAHTLSPPTQSIMLPTAGVISLRFNGLRWDNIIEKQGKFLFFIEPPRE
- a CDS encoding tetratricopeptide repeat protein, whose translation is MNNNTTLQGEITEKNSTLEDIFQGAFNAQKLGNFTDAKKRYEHILSIQPTHAEAMHALGILASELQQWETAILWIQRALAIQPDSARFHLHLANGFKNTNQLKCALTHYQAALFFDPHYAEAHNNLAGLFYKNNQLKMAYQHCQQAIKLKPNYLEAHINLGLIFLAQHKKEAAILQFKQLLKLHPHSIQAHWQLAALYWEEENLENVHYHYQKILALDPYSVELLNNFAALMLKKENVAAAIHYFKRALALDPQHKIARNNLAATLLQNNQFEDAIWHYSLYLTREPFDKEALFNRAHALMLTGQLNKALDDLKKILTCDNKHIDAHSNLAAIYLKLNDHAAALTHYQIILNLTNQHTIASYMIAALTQKSIPGCAPLDYIKNLFDNYAFQFDDHVKKSLFYNVPELLRQQLNPFLTPKKYTLLDLGCGTGLSGQCVSDLSKRLVGIDISPNMLQQAKEKGCYDLLIEKDILNGLAGLKEHFELILCIDTLVYCGDLEKFFIETVSRLTTNGLLALSVELAAKTTASYRLQTNGRYQHAEIYIKKLGKKNQLKLLIAKQVIGRHQNNKPINTGLFIFHKHP
- a CDS encoding c-type cytochrome, with translation MFNYQNFTVFFLCLLTFSSSIAKKDEKTMNQMITECEGCHGQQGNSTVNENWPKLAGQNMNYLMKQMHDFQSNDKYARKNAMMNAFMLALSEKEKIKIARYYARLTGTIDTAQNHLLSLGESIYRGGDAAKKIPACLACHGPAGLGNPPAGFPRLSGQHAHYIASQLKAFRAGKRNNDRYQMMPMISKKMSDADIVAVSNYISGLYG
- the yihA gene encoding ribosome biogenesis GTP-binding protein YihA/YsxC, producing MSSSAFPLTLFLKSVAQLDQLPPDKGAEIAFIGRSNSGKSSAINAITGKKGLAKISKTPGRTQLLNFFQLNENLRLVDLPGYGFAKVSDNRKIDWEKTITHYLKMRKSLKGLIMTMDIRHPLNDRDEVLLAFVSHYHIPTYILLTKADKLTRAQAIHTLRSIRQQLTILNKTCELQIFSAIQSIGLGNARHKILDWLSK
- a CDS encoding OPT family oligopeptide transporter, which gives rise to MSLHSSEISFRAIVLAILLAVILAAANAYLGLKVGLTISASIPAAILSMGILRFFKNASILESNIVQTGASAGEALVAGTAFILPALIILHYWQHFDYWQTVIISLTGGILGVLFSIPLRRVLLADPSLRFPEGTAIGHVLKLSQDTQGNLKELIQGGLLGGFVSLFQSGFQIIATNFPLWFKADNKFIFGFTLGFEPALLAAGYIVGIGVAISTLVGVILGWVIGIPLYSYLHPLIMAPHQSAFNLALHVWQFSIRPIGVGTMLIGGLWTMVLLFKPIIKGVHSSFVSLKTIQESGYAALPKNERDIPIHYTVALLAILIVPLAYILFSFINHPALGLSSTIQIITLFIGIVFILITGFFFSSLCGYFAGLIGSSQSPISGISLSALLFASLTLLAIFNFAPGFTHDVKHLLEGEGLAIIIGTLVSSSCAITNDTIQDLKAGQIVGATPWKQQLILILGVVISALILAPTLELLFNAYGIGGISPPGRVMDPAQMLSAPQATLMASLVTGAFKHNLPWGLISIGFVVALCCIIIDGLLQKRGLRLPVLAVGIGIYLPLDTSSGLILGGLASYVVERTLTHHRAQQTSESKKIARQRGLTLACGIVAGACLMGVILAIPFTLTESTDVLRLMPKHLTLLASLLGILSTLSILGLIYQTACKNKSSHFTR
- a CDS encoding ABC transporter permease; amino-acid sequence: MSTIYNRFSFRSSFKILPNAWDFVALIMVLGMLAAFVWAGKQITSPYHVGQPFALTLDPLQLPKYALFTVLRLFTAMAFSLLFTFTVGTLAAKNKRAARIIIPCIDILQSVPVIGLLSITIVGFITLFQGSRLGPEAAAIFAVFTAQVWNITLSFYQSLRSVPTELKEAADIFHLSSWQRFWRLDVPFSMPGLLWNIMMSMSASWIFLIASESISVNNQTIILPGIGSYLGLAINRASISGVIYTILTMFVVILLYDQLLFRPLLNWSKKFTFEQVSQEYVSRSWLTSLLQQTYILKYLGRFFGKLGDTIVNISFFKTKKEVSAKKSGSNKFIDFIWYSMTFVFVSLSLWLLLQFILKNLSLHELIHVFFLGCITALRIISIILIASIIWIPIGVFIGLNRRIAEWIQPIAQFFAAFPANVLFPIVVILILKYHLNFEIWSTPLLLLGTQWYILFNVIAGTAALPEDLKEVSSNFGVKGWQWWRRLILPGIFPHWITGTITAIGGGWNLTILTEIINWGSITLVSTGLGAYIAKSADAGDFPRIALGMAMMSLFVLVMNHLVWRPLYNLSQSRYRLD
- a CDS encoding AAA-associated domain-containing protein; this encodes MNKKPIFTVKDISKSFKKAEQQELLVLDKVNFQLFEGEIVALLGKSGSGKSTLLRIISGLSHPSSGTVTYREKVVNGPVHGMAMVFQNFALLPWLTVLENVELGLEALRIPRDERRTRSLKALDIIGLDGFESAYPKELSGGMRQRVGFARALVVNPDVLLMDEPFSALDVLTADNLKSDLLDLWEAKQTGTRGILFVTHNIEEAVLLANRVIVFDSDPGSIRSELSIDLNYPRTEQSAEFRKYVDQIYALITRQMDERKKFLLKEQLPRITDIGYRLPDADISELTGLLETLDQTEYEGHVSLPELTETLHLDVDDLFPLTEVLDILGFAHVNNGELILTEAGKLFANADILERKKIFAAHLLRYVPLAKHIRQVLEERRTTGQRASKERFLNELEDYLSEKEAERVLRTVIDWGRYAELFAYTNDTGMLSLENPN